The following are encoded in a window of Candidatus Fluviicola riflensis genomic DNA:
- a CDS encoding ATPase, translating to MNQDVFSPFIFGNTVSTKSFTNREEEALKLSRNLLGGINTIIISPRRWGKSSLVEKVVLDIQKTEKLHKTVVIDLFTISNETEFFEVFTREIIKATSTKWQDWMDDVKQFLHHLVPSVQIGVKPNIDLTIKYDWEKIVQHTDELLDLPERIAKAKGINLIICLDEFQNLTSFPEFERFEKKMRAIWQRQKQVTYCLYGSKRHMLSDIFNNKSKPFYRFGDLFLLPKIKEEKWVSFIQQSFRETGKKIEPVIARIIPMIMRNHSWYVQQLSHYVWNTTDKIARFDQFAHALDELIYANQPLYQREIEGLSNTQVNLLKAVTMQEKQLTSTRVMQRYNIGTPRNVSKNKEILAGNDMIHKGEDGIYEFLDPAFELWFRKQYFKIPWIISEETLKDYDHSVIEKLKS from the coding sequence ATGAATCAGGATGTGTTTTCACCATTTATATTCGGTAATACAGTAAGCACCAAATCGTTTACCAACAGAGAAGAAGAAGCGTTGAAGCTTAGTCGCAACTTGTTGGGAGGCATCAATACGATTATTATTTCTCCTCGCCGCTGGGGCAAATCTTCACTGGTCGAAAAAGTAGTACTAGACATCCAAAAGACCGAAAAACTCCACAAAACGGTGGTGATCGACTTATTCACCATCAGTAACGAGACCGAATTTTTCGAAGTATTTACCCGCGAAATCATCAAAGCTACTTCTACTAAATGGCAGGATTGGATGGACGATGTAAAGCAATTTTTACATCATTTGGTGCCGTCTGTGCAAATAGGCGTGAAGCCTAATATTGATTTGACCATCAAGTACGACTGGGAAAAAATCGTGCAGCACACGGATGAGCTTTTAGATTTACCGGAACGAATTGCCAAAGCCAAAGGAATTAACCTGATCATTTGTTTGGATGAATTTCAAAATCTAACTTCTTTTCCTGAATTTGAGCGTTTCGAAAAGAAAATGCGCGCGATTTGGCAGCGGCAAAAGCAAGTTACTTATTGTTTGTATGGCAGTAAACGACACATGCTTTCTGATATTTTTAACAACAAATCCAAACCATTTTACCGGTTTGGTGACTTGTTCCTGCTTCCAAAGATCAAAGAAGAAAAGTGGGTTTCGTTTATCCAGCAAAGTTTTCGCGAAACCGGTAAAAAGATAGAACCTGTAATTGCCCGCATTATTCCGATGATCATGCGCAACCACTCATGGTATGTACAGCAATTGTCGCACTATGTGTGGAACACAACCGACAAAATAGCCCGCTTTGACCAATTTGCTCATGCGCTCGATGAACTTATTTATGCCAATCAACCGCTGTACCAACGCGAAATAGAAGGATTAAGCAATACCCAGGTCAACCTGCTAAAAGCGGTTACCATGCAGGAAAAACAATTGACTTCCACGCGGGTGATGCAGCGTTACAACATTGGTACGCCAAGAAATGTATCCAAAAACAAGGAAATTCTCGCCGGAAACGACATGATTCACAAAGGTGAAGACGGTATTTACGAGTTTTTAGATCCGGCTTTTGAATTATGGTTCAGAAAACAATACTTCAAAATACCGTGGATTATCAGCGAAGAAACGCTCAAAGATTACGATCACAGTGTTATCGAAAAGCTAAAATCGTAA
- a CDS encoding acyl-CoA desaturase — protein MRVDFRFNSLTLLIKTKPVATIHFSRPNSDFFATLRKSVEQYFSDNKLDSSGNAHLYWKATILITTYIACYLTIMLLPIPMWLGAVLALFLGFIQALVGFNIMHDACHEAFSDDKRINYFFGLSMNALGSDAFMWRQKHNVIHHTYTNIDGVDDDIAKSPLLRMSETQPRFKAHRFQHIYLTFLYAISTIFWVLLKDFQHYFMGHGYAVEVGKMKLIDHLMFWTTKVIYMGLYIVLPIMVWGVWPAIVGFILMHAMLGSVMSFVFQLAHVVENVEFEHHHGESTVIDSEWAVHQIATTSDFAPRNKVVSWFLGGLNFQVEHHLFPRISHVHYPAIQQIVAKICADYGVEYRYYPTMNAALASHFRHMKHLGQTDHPAPVVS, from the coding sequence CTGAGGGTCGATTTCCGTTTCAATTCCTTAACTTTGTTAATCAAAACAAAGCCTGTGGCAACTATACATTTTTCCCGTCCTAACAGCGATTTTTTTGCGACCCTGCGCAAGTCTGTTGAGCAGTATTTTAGCGACAATAAATTGGATTCTTCCGGTAACGCACATTTGTATTGGAAAGCAACTATTCTTATCACCACTTATATTGCCTGTTACCTGACAATCATGTTATTGCCAATTCCTATGTGGTTGGGTGCCGTTCTGGCATTATTCCTCGGATTTATCCAGGCGCTTGTTGGTTTTAATATCATGCACGATGCCTGTCACGAAGCTTTCAGTGATGACAAACGCATCAATTACTTTTTCGGACTTTCGATGAACGCCCTGGGCAGCGATGCTTTCATGTGGCGCCAGAAACACAATGTAATTCACCATACTTATACCAATATCGACGGTGTGGATGATGATATTGCCAAATCACCGCTTTTGCGCATGAGCGAAACACAGCCTCGTTTCAAAGCGCACCGCTTTCAGCACATTTATCTTACTTTCTTATATGCGATCAGCACCATTTTCTGGGTCTTGTTAAAAGATTTCCAGCATTATTTTATGGGACACGGCTACGCTGTTGAGGTCGGAAAAATGAAACTGATCGATCACTTGATGTTCTGGACCACAAAAGTGATTTACATGGGCCTTTACATTGTCCTTCCGATTATGGTTTGGGGCGTTTGGCCAGCCATTGTAGGTTTTATTTTGATGCACGCAATGCTCGGATCCGTTATGTCATTCGTGTTCCAATTGGCACATGTTGTAGAAAACGTTGAATTTGAGCATCATCATGGTGAATCTACTGTGATTGATTCAGAATGGGCGGTACATCAAATTGCAACAACCAGTGATTTTGCTCCGCGCAATAAAGTGGTAAGCTGGTTCCTAGGTGGCTTGAACTTCCAGGTTGAACACCATTTATTTCCACGTATTTCACATGTTCATTATCCGGCCATTCAGCAAATTGTAGCCAAAATATGTGCTGATTATGGTGTGGAATATCGCTATTACCCAACGATGAATGCTGCGTTAGCATCACATTTCCGTCACATGAAACACCTGGGACAAACTGATCATCCGGCTCCGGTGGTTTCGTGA